From the Babylonia areolata isolate BAREFJ2019XMU chromosome 33, ASM4173473v1, whole genome shotgun sequence genome, one window contains:
- the LOC143276814 gene encoding uncharacterized protein LOC143276814, which produces MSYAKSLLDGTPTGAHLSPSQADCERSAGNLRPLGGVRGGICPVVWDGWLCWPPTLGGATIKQPCPDIHNFNTQQYAYRNCLSNGTWYGGGRDGSSGWSNYSLCVLSSSPDRAGSDVTLAGSDLASFPHPALVAAAAEEGSSLASVLASATPATTSAAEQTTDLTQILMTTADDAATAFPLDDVIGSGVHAMSAVCLLLALVTWATLKLTDRLVTRRYLILIAIIVSGFLFHIIVLSSRLRAVALGVSSLHHHPPPTPSLLLPSSSSSSPPLALHAPTPEPPFQLRSDPQPPASLPRDKRPFTVSKPRRAARHVNGAESIGRSRAVKRHLSAFGLGLEMNNESSFSLGRDKEKSRSFVLGGDEEDFHSFVRRETKSLLSPPYREIFPASYKASEAHGFVPLSGEEDSRAVTNGGDAEKILPLGRKKYDDLAIHREKYDDLPIHREKYDDLPIHREKYDDLPIHREKYNDLPIHRKKYDDLPIHREKYNKDDNPFGRKKYDEEALPLHRKNGKKNVDSILPFHKKKHAKQIHREKDEDLPLHRKNKDEQIHPSHRETNAKQTSPFKREKHAKENLPSHRETNAKQTLPFDREEKDDSVSLHRKNNEQNLPFHRETNAKQTSPFKREKHAKEDLPSLRKTNAKQTLPFDREEKDDSVSLHRKTHAKQTLPFDREEKDDSVPLHRKTHAKQTLPFDREEKDDSVPLHRKTYAKQTLPFDREEKDDSVPLHRKTHAKQTLPFDREEKDDSVPLHRKTHAKQTLPFDREEKDDSVSLHRKTHAKQTLPFDREEKDDSVPLYRKNHTEDVLPFPHRQKRDVKKEGRNKGGRKGKGKRNKKKNGGGGRGGGGGGGGGRGGGGSKRSKNNNNNNNDKKKKKKKKKTTTADNNNNNKKTAADNNNDNNNNATNISSTKVGTPASSNTVEGGSWVTLCQVGRAFYLLTDLCLYAFLFSLSLYYTLIVLDKELTFNRLVAMFLFGMGVPVLFLVLTILLYTFLPTSASFGISCTVDSLVDEIHWATTAPKLICVVLSMCLMTVSTYGFWRLHVPALHASSETFYARQGVLKTLALLLACSLAELFALVSEYQRMYGGGVSSLHVQHASTAVLGMKGVVLAFLVCFLDSEVMHSTCCSPVASDGEPWLSTAPTLASSSSSPPGERGRGKGRGGCSVEDGVYCGGGGGGGDDSSYGGGGGGGGELISAPPYAYVNKPGFRGGVGVGVGEKV; this is translated from the exons ATGAGCTACGCCAAGAGCTTGCTGGACGGGACCCCTACAGGGGCCCACCTCAGCCCCAGCCAGGCCGACTGCGAGAGGTCGGCAGGAAATCTCCGGCCCCTGGGTGGCGTGAGGGGGGGTATCTGCCCGGTGGTGTGGGACGGGTGGCTGTGTTGGCCCCCCACTCTGGGTGGGGCCACCATCAAACAGCCCTGCCCGGACATACACAACTTCAACACTCAGCAG TACGCCTACCGGAACTGCCTGTCCAACGGCACGTGGTACGGAGGGGGCCGTGACGGAAGCAGCGGATGGAGCAACTACTCCCTCTgcgtcctctcctcctcccccgacCGCGCCGGAAGTGACGTCACCTTGGCCGGAAGTGACCTGGCGTCATTTCCGCATCCGGCCTTGGTCGCCGCCGCCGCGGAGGAGGGAAGCTCCTTGGCGTCTGTGTTGGCCTCCGCTACCCCTGCTACTACTTCCGCGGCGGAGCAGACGACTGACT TGACGCAGATACTGATGACGACAGCTGATGACGCAGCGACGGCCTTTCCCCTGGATGACGTCATAGGGTCCGGTGTGCACGCAatgtcagctgtctgtctgcttctggcTCTGGTCACCTGGGCAACACTCAAACTGACCGACCGGCTGGTCACTaggag GTACCTCATCCTCATCGCTATCATCGTCTCCGGTTTCCTCTTCCACATCATCGTTCTCTCCAGTCGACTTCGGGCCGTCGCTTTGGGCgtgtcctccctccaccaccaccctccccccaccccctccctgctcctcccctcctcctcctcgtcctcccctccACTCGCCCTTCACGCCCCTACACCGGAACCTCCTTTCCAGCTTCGTTCAGACCCTCAGCCGCCCGCCAGCCTTCCCCGGGATAAGCGGCCGTTCACTGTATCAAAACCGCGGCGGGCGGCAAGACACGTGAACGGAGCCGAGTCCATAGGAAGAAGCAGGGCTGTGAAAAGACACTTGTCCGCTTTCGGTTTAGGACTGGAGATGAACAACGAGAGTTCGTTTTCTTTAGGTCGCGACAAGGAGAAAAGTCGATCCTTTGTTTTGGGTGGAGACGAGGAGGACTTTCATTCCTTTGTTCGTCGCGAAACAAAGTCATTGTTATCACCACCGTACCGCGAGATCTTCCCGGCGTCTTACAAAGCCAGCGAGGCACACGGCTTTGTCCCGCTGTCTGGCGAAGAGGATTCAAGAGCTGTAACTAATGGGGGTGATGCTGAAAAGATTCTTCCTCTCGGCAGAAAGAAGTATGACGATCTTGCTATCCACAGAGAGAAGTATGACGATCTTCCAATCCACAGAGAGAAGTATGACGATCTTCCAATCCACAGAGAGAAGTATGACGATCTTCCTATCCACAGAGAGAAGTATAACGATCTTCCTATCCACAGAAAGAAGTATGACGATCTTCCTATCCACAGAGAGAAGTATAACAAAGATGATAATCCCTTCGGCAGAAAGAAGTATGACGAAGAGGCTCTTCCTCTCCAcagaaagaacggaaagaaaaatGTCGATagtatccttcctttccacaagAAGAAGCATGCCAAACAGATCCACAGAGAGAAGGACGAAGATCTTCCCCTCCACAGAAAGAACAAGGACGAACAGATCCATCCTTCCCACAGAGAAACGAATGCCAAACAGACCTCGCCTTTCAAGAGAGAGAAGCATGCTAAAGAGAACCTACCTTCCCACAGAGAAACGAATGCCAAACAAACCCTTCCCTttgacagagaggagaaggatgacAGTGTTTCCCTCCACAGAAAGAACAATGAACAGAACCTACCTTTCCACAGAGAAACGAATGCCAAACAGACCTCGCCTTTCAAGAGAGAGAAGCATGCTAAAGAGGACCTACCTTCCCTCAGAAAGACGAATGCCAAACAAACCCTTCCCTttgacagagaggagaaggatgacAGTGTTTCCCTCCACAGAAAGACGCATGCCAAACAAACCCTTCCCTttgacagagaggagaaggatgacAGTGTTCCCCTCCACAGAAAGACGCATGCCAAACAAACCCTTCCCTttgacagagaggagaaggatgacAGTGTTCCCCTCCACAGAAAGACGTATGCCAAACAGACCCTTCCCTttgacagagaggagaaggatgacAGTGTTCCCCTCCACAGAAAGACGCATGCCAAACAGACCCTTCCCTttgacagagaggagaaggatgacAGTGTTCCCCTCCACAGAAAGACGCATGCCAAACAAACCCTTCCCTttgacagagaggagaaggatgacAGTGTTTCCCTCCACAGAAAGACGCATGCCAAACAAACCCTTCCCTttgacagagaggagaaggatgacAGTGTTCCCCTCTACAGAAAGAACCATACCGAAGACGTGCTCCCCTTCCCGCACAGACAGAAGCGAGACGTGAAGAAGGAAGGCCGCAACAAGGGAGGCcgaaagggaaaggggaaaagaaacaagaagaaaaacggaggagggggaaggggaggaggaggaggagggggaggtggacgaGGGGGAGGTGGGTCCAAGagaagcaagaacaacaacaacaacaacaacgacaagaagaagaagaagaagaaaaagaaaaccacaacagcagataacaacaacaacaacaagaaaaccgcagcagataataacaacgacaacaacaacaatgccacgAACATATCCTCCACTAAGGTTGGAACTCCAGCCTCCAGCAACACCGTCGAAGGAGGGTCATGGGTGACGCTGTGCCAGGTGGGACGAGCCTTCTACCTTCTGACAGACCTCTGCCTCTAtgccttcctcttctccctgAGCCTCTACTACACGCTCATCGTCTTGGACAAGGAGCTCACCTTCAACAGGCTCGTGGCCATGTTTCTCTTTGGCATGGGCGTTCccgtcctcttcctcgtcctcaccatcctcctctacACCTTTCTCCCAACCTCCGCTTCTTTCGGAATCTCCTGTACGGTAGACTCTCTGGTGGATGAGATCCACTGGGCGACCACGGCGCCTAAACTGATCTGCGTGGTGCTGTCGATGTGCCTGATGACCGTCTCCACCTACGGGTTCTGGAGGCTGCACGTGCCGGCCCTGCACGCGTCTTCAGAGACGTTCTACGCGCGTCAGGGGGTGCTGAAGACCCTGGCCCTCCTCCTGGCTTGCTCGCTGGCCGAGCTGTTCGCGTTGGTGTCCGAGTACCAGCGAATGTACGGCGGAGGGGTGAGTTCGTTACACGTGCAGCACGCGTCAACGGCAGTGCTGGGGATGAAAGGGGTGGTCCTGGCCTTCCTGGTCTGTTTCCTGGACAGCGAGGTGATGCACAGCACGTGCTGCTCGCCCGTGGCCAGTGACGGGGAGCCCTGGCTCAGCACTGCTCCCACccttgcctcctcctcttcctcccctccaggggagagggggaggggaaaggggagggggggctgcaGCGTGGAGGACGgtgtgtattgtggtggtggtggtggtggtggtgatgacagcagttatggcggtggtggtggcggaggcggGGAACTCATCTCTGCTCCTCCCTACGCTTACGTCAACAAACCTGGTTTCcgtggtggtgtcggtgtgggtgtgggggagaaggtttaa